The following coding sequences lie in one Sphingomonas sp. M1-B02 genomic window:
- the speD gene encoding adenosylmethionine decarboxylase yields the protein MTDRFDGHHLIADLTGGKRLDDTAHIERCLVDAATAAGATLLQVRLHSFGSGMGVTGVAMLAESHISIHTWPEYGTACIDIFLCGRKHDLDAGLATIAELLGAQIARQTLLVRAYRD from the coding sequence GTGACGGATAGGTTCGACGGCCATCACCTGATCGCGGACCTGACCGGCGGCAAGCGGCTCGACGACACCGCGCACATCGAGCGGTGCTTGGTCGACGCAGCTACGGCGGCGGGCGCGACCTTGCTCCAAGTGCGGCTTCACAGCTTCGGTTCCGGCATGGGCGTCACCGGTGTGGCCATGCTCGCCGAATCGCATATCTCGATCCACACCTGGCCCGAATATGGCACCGCGTGCATCGATATCTTCCTGTGCGGCCGCAAGCATGATCTGGACGCCGGACTTGCCACCATTGCAGAGCTACTCGGCGCACAAATTGCTCGCCAAACCCTGCTCGTCCGCGCGTATCGCGATTAG